A genomic stretch from Primulina huaijiensis isolate GDHJ02 chromosome 14, ASM1229523v2, whole genome shotgun sequence includes:
- the LOC140957286 gene encoding transcription factor MTB3-like, protein MGNNSWLNEEEKTLVESVLGNEATEYFTWSASNNVLSEFTASGGDLGVQQALCKIVDGSDWTYAIYWHVSKSKSGKSALIWGDGHCREPKEGEDSEDKKPNEGDRRRHVLQKIHASFGGSEDENVVVNLDQVSAVEMFYLTSMYFTFPFDKPSIPSQSFNSGRLIWASDANSCLERYQSRSYLAKLAHFETVVFVPLKSGVVEIGSRKSIPEDPSIIQSAKAILVKTISAQPKYIPKIFGQELSLGGPKSGPISISFSPKVEDDSGFSSESCDLQTTGGAQLYGNSSNGHRSDSGETKMFTHMNEVIVGGSNSLVLGSINEQMNEDSLILSDERKPRKRGRKPANGREEPLNHVEAERQRREKLNQRFYALRAVVPNISKMDKASLLGDAIAYITDLQTKIRILEAEKGIVNHNQNQQTLPDIDFHERHEDTVLRVSFPLDTHPVSEVVKTLREHQVMAQESTISISDNGEVVHTFSIQTQSGTAEHLKKMLSDALLK, encoded by the coding sequence ATGGGTAACAACTCTTGGTTAAATGAAGAGGAAAAGACTCTTGTGGAAAGTGTATTAGGCAATGAAGCTACTGAATATTTTACTTGGTCCGCTTCAAATAATGTGTTGTCGGAGTTCACTGCATCTGGTGGGGATCTGGGAGTGCAGCAAGCACTCTGCAAGATTGTTGATGGATCTGATTGGACATACGCCATTTATTGGCAcgtttcaaaatcaaaatctggTAAATCAGCCTTAATTTGGGGGGATGGGCATTGCAGAGAACCAAAGGAAGGCGAGGATTCTGAGGACAAAAAACCTAATGAGGGAGATCGGAGAAGACATGTGCTTCAAAAGATTCATGCTTCTTTTGGGGGATCAGAAGATGAGAATGTAGTGGTGAACTTAGATCAAGTTTCAGCTGTCGAAATGTTTTATCTCACGTCCATGTACTTTACATTCCCTTTTGATAAGCCGTCTATTCCTTCCCAGTCATTCAATTCTGGCAGATTGATTTGGGCTTCTGATGCAAATAGCTGTTTGGAAAGGTACCAATCAAGATCGTATCTAGCCAAATTGGCTCATTTTGAGACGGTAGTGTTTGTTCCGTTGAAATCAGGAGTTGTGGAGATTGGTTCAAGAAAATCAATACCCGAGGACCCGAGTATCATACAGTCAGCCAAGGCTATACTTGTTAAAACAATTTCCGCTCAGCCAAAATACATTCCAAAAATTTTTGGGCAAGAACTCAGTCTTGGAGGTCCGAAATCAGGTCCAATCAGTATTAGCTTTTCTCCAAAAGTGGAAGACGATTCTGGATTTTCTTCAGAATCTTGCGATTTACAAACAACCGGAGGTGCTCAACTTTATGGAAACTCCTCGAATGGGCATCGAAGTGATAGTGGTGAAACTAAAATGTTTACACACATGAATGAGGTAATAGTAGGTGGATCGAACTCATTAGTCCTTGGGTCTATTAACGAGCAAATGAATGAGGATTCATTGATTCTGTCTGATGAGCGAAAGCCAAGAAAGAGGGGTCGGAAACCAGCAAATGGGAGGGAAGAACCATTGAATCATGTGGAAGCAGAAAGACAGAGACGCGAAAAGCTTAACCAGCGTTTTTATGCCTTGCGGGCTGTAGTTCCAAATATCTCGAAAATGGACAAAGCTTCGCTTCTTGGTGATGCAATTGCCTATATAACAGATCTTCAGACTAAGATAAGGATCCTGGAAGCAGAGAAAGGTATTGTGAATCATAACCAAAACCAGCAGACTTTACCAGATATAGATTTTCATGAAAGGCACGAAGATACAGTTTTACGGGTAAGTTTCCCGCTGGACACACATCCTGTATCTGAAGTTGTAAAAACATTGAGAGAGCATCAGGTGATGGCCCAAGAATCCACCATTTCCATATCCGACAATGGTGAAGTTGTCCACACATTCTCGATACAAACTCAGAGTGGCACTGCTGAACACTTAAAGAAGATGTTAAGTGATGCTCTGTTGAAATGA